The Helianthus annuus cultivar XRQ/B chromosome 16, HanXRQr2.0-SUNRISE, whole genome shotgun sequence genome includes a window with the following:
- the LOC110915986 gene encoding guanosine nucleotide diphosphate dissociation inhibitor At5g09550, which yields MDEEYDVIVLGTGLKECILSGLLSVDGLKVLHMDRNDYYGGESSSLMLNQLWKRFKGDENPPESLGSSKEYNVDMIPKFMMANGVLVRALIHTNVTKYLNFKAVDGSFVYNNGKIYKVPATDVEALKSSIMGLFEKRRARKFFIYVQDFEENDPKSHEGLDLNTIPAKELISKYGLEDDTIEFIGHALALYTSDSYLEQPAIDFVKRIRLYAESLARFESGSPYIYPMYGLGELPQAFARLSAVYGGTYMLNKPQCKVEFDDSGKVVGVTSDGETAKCKKVVCDPSYVPDKVKKVGKVARAICIMSHPIPDTNDCHSAQVIIPQKQLKRKSDMYLFCCSYSHNVAPQGKFIALVTTEAETDDPQSELKPGVDLLGPVDEVFYETLDRFEPTDDGAADNCFVSTSYDATTHFETTMKDVLTMYTKITGKELDLSVDLSAASAGGTEE from the exons ATGGATGAAGAGTACGACGTTATAGTTCTCGGCACTGGTCTCAAAGAATGCATCCTCAGCGGTCTCCTCTCCGTTGATGGCCTCAAA GTGTTGCATATGGACCGAAACGATTATTATGGAGGAGAATCAAGCTCCCTCATGTTAAATCAG CTATGGAAGCGGTTTAAAGGAGATGAAAACCCTCCAGAATCCTTGGGCAGTAGCAAGGAGTATAATGTTGATATGATTCCAAAG TTCATGATGGCAAATGGTGTTTTGGTACGCGCTTTGATCCACACCAACGTTACAAAGTATCTAAATTTCAAGGCGGTAGATGGTAGCTTTGTATACAACAATGGGAAG ATCTACAAAGTTCCTGCAACAGATGTTGAAGCGCTGAAATCTTCGATTATGGGTCTGTTTGAAAAAAGGCGTGCACGAAAGTTCTTTATATATGTTCAAGACTTTGAGGAAAACGATCCTAAATCTCACGAAGGTTTGGATTTGAACACAATTCCTGCAAAAGAGCTCATTAG TAAATATGGTCTTGAAGATGATACAATCGAATTTATCGGTCATGCATTGGCACTCTATACTAGTGACAGTTATTTGGAACAGCCCGCGATTGATTTTGTGAAGAGAATCAGG CTATATGCAGAATCTTTAGCGCGTTTTGAATCGGGATCTCCTTACATTTACCCAATGTATGGGCTTGGAGAGTTGCCACAG GCATTTGCTCGATTAAGTGCGGTTTATGGGGGGACTTACATGCTTAACAAGCCACAATGTAAG GTAGAATTTGATGACAGTGGGAAGGTGGTTGGTGTGACCTCTGACGGAGAAACTGCTAAATGCAAAAaagttgtatgtgatccatcatACGTGCCCGATAAG GTCAAAAAAGTTGGGAAAGTTGCTCGAGCCATATGTATAATGAGTCACCCGATTCCAGATACCAACGATTGTCACTCGGCCCAAGTCATTATTCCACAAAAGCAACTTAAACGTAAATCAGACAT GTATCTATTTTGTTGTTCGTATTCACACAATGTGGCTCCACAAGGCAAGTTTATTGCATTGGTGACAACGGAAGCAGAGACTGACGACCCTCAGAGCGAATTAAAGCCCGGCGTTGACCTTCTGGGACCCGTGGATGAGGTCTTTTATGAAACTTTGGACAGATTTGAGCCAACAGATGATGGTGCTGCTGATAACTGTTTCGTATCTACT AGTTATGATGCAACGACACACTTTGAGACAACGATGAAAGATGTTCTAACCATGTACACCAAAATAACCGGAAAG GAACTTGACCTTTCTGTGGACCTGAGTGCCGCTAGTGCTGGTGGTACCGAAGAATAA
- the LOC110917465 gene encoding F-box protein At1g10780, whose amino-acid sequence MDSLPDAVVQYILSTINNAKDVASCNCVSKKWKDSMPYVKSLYFPRGVFDHLKNGQTSDCIVMQMVSSTFQLEDLVVYCPFTGSGLASWLSVVGPSLKNLELRMDNFVDQDTTQDTPSKLECIQAARNLESLRLWGVLMVDAPKWDAFQKLQNLEIVGAKFEDSALAEALRATPNLTRLVLLRCEGLRTVWIKLNRLQHCKLDFDCAGSCSLTLTAPNIEYLEVQGCSLIRVRETNCLKNLSLANNDGRVYMVDFGKLPALESLSIRGVQWCWDAINKLLQLASEVKHLYMKVEFTGDFEALLPFPEIDFVDFFKSHPKLKTFDIHGAMFAALCQKNSLKNVDSSFRIPCLEEVAITVRSPLNAEQKMNTLESLVKFGKNLKKLKIKILGMKSGHSSADDFFEEICMLRYMNPRLISIE is encoded by the exons ATGGACTCGCTGCCAGATGCTGTTGTCCAGTACATTTTGTCAACCATAAACAATGCGAAGGATGTGGCGTCTTGTAATTGCGTCTCCAAGAAGTGGAAAGACTCGATGCCTTACGTTAAAAGCCTTTACTTCCCTCGTGGAGTCTTCGACCACCTTAAAAATGGTCAAACTTCTGACTGCATTGTGATGCAGATGGTCTCGTCTACTTTTCAACTCGAAGACCTTGTAGTTTACTGTCCCTTTACCGGTTCAGGGCTGGCTTCATGGCTGTCGGTTGTGGGACCGTCATTGAAAAACCTTGAGCTGCGAATGGATAATTTTGTTGACCAGGATACGACACAAGATACTCCATCTAAACTTGAATGCATACAAGCTGCACGAAATTTGGAGTCGTTAAGACTTTGGGGCGTGCTAATGGTTGATGCCCCTAAATGGGATGCGTTTCAAAAGCTACAAAATCTTGAAATAGTTGGAGCGAAGTTCGAGGATTCGGCATTGGCCGAGGCGCTTAGAGCAACGCCTAACTTGACCCGTCTTGTACTTCTTCGTTGTGAGGGGTTACGGACTGTTTGGATCAAACTTAATCGTCTTCAACATTGCAAACTTGATTTTGATTGTGCGGGTAGCTGCTCGCTAACTCTCACCGCGCCGAACATTGAATACCTTGAGGTTCAAGGCTGTAGTTTGATCAGGGTTCGCGAGACTAATTGCTTAAAGAATCTTTCCCTTGCAAACAATGACG GGAGAGTTTACATGGTTGACTTCGGTAAGCTTCCGGCACTTGAATCGTTATCGATTAGAGGTGTTCAATGGTGTTGGGATGCGATAAACAAATTGCTTCAACTTGCAAGTGAAGTAAAGCATCTTTATATGAAAGTTGAATTCACCGGAGATTTCGAAGCTCTTCTCCCCTTTCCCGAGATCGATTTtgttgactttttcaaaagtcaTCCCAAGCTCAAAACATTCGATATCCATGGTGCAATGTTTGCCGCTCTATGCCAGAAGAACAGTCTAAAGAAT gTGGATTCAAGTTTTAGGATTCCTTGCCTTGAAGAGGTGGCGATCACTGTACGATCACCATTAAATGCTGAACAGAAAATGAACACGCTTGAGTCGTTGGTGAAGTTTGGGAAGAATTTAAAGAAGTTGAAGATCAAGATTCTTGGGATGAAAAGTGGCCATAGCAGTGCTGATGATTTTTTTGAGGAGATATGCATGCTTCGATACATGAATCCGAGGTTAATCTCCATAGAATAA